A single region of the Drosophila miranda strain MSH22 chromosome 2, D.miranda_PacBio2.1, whole genome shotgun sequence genome encodes:
- the LOC108154720 gene encoding bifunctional purine biosynthesis protein PURH: protein MSSSKIALLSVSDKTGLVDLGKKLVSLGFDLVASGGTATALRGAGLKVKDVSDITGAPEMLGGRVKTLHPAVHAGILSRTTDSDLADMSKQGYGLVQLVVCNLYPFASTIAKPDVTLADAVENIDIGGVTLLRAAAKNHQRVTVVCEAVDYDRVLAEISVKGDTTLETRQSLALKAFTHTASYDDAISDYFRKQYGSGVSQLQLRYGMNPHQKPAQLYTQLAQLPLRVLNASPGFINLCDALNGWQLVKELKQALKLPAATSFKHVSPAGAAVGVALSPAQAKLCMVDDLYEQLTPLATAYARARGADRMSSFGDFVALSDVCDVVTAKIISREVSDGIIAAGYEPAALEILKKKKNGSYCILQMDPSYEPTAVERKTIFGLTLEQKRNDAVIDATLFSKVVSKLSPLPEAAVRDLIVATIALKYTQSNSVCYARDGQVIGIGAGQQSRIHCTRLAGEKADNWWLRQHPSVAGMKFKAGVKRAEISNAIDNYVNGTVGKDMPLTQFESMFDKAPKQLTTEQKVEWLKQLSGVALGSDAFFPFRDNIDRASLSGVSYIASPAGSTNDAGVIAACDEHGIIMAHTNLRLFHH, encoded by the exons ATGAGCTCCAGCAAGATTG CTCTTCTTAGCGTTTCGGACAAGACGGGTCTGGTTGACTTGGGCAAGAAACTAGTGAGCCTGGGCTTCGATCTGGTGGCCAGTGGAGGCACGGCCACAGCTCTGCGAGGTGCCGGCCTCAAGGTAAAGGATGTGTCGGACATCACTGGGGCACCCGAGATGCTCGGCGGACGGGTGAAGACTCTGCATCCTGCTGTCCATGCTGGCATCTTGTCGCGCACCACCGACAGCGATCTCGCTGACATGTCCAAGCAGGGCTACGGTCTGGTGCAGCTGGTGGTGTGCAATCTGTATCCTTTTGCCAGCACCATTGCCAAACCAGATGTTACGCTGGCCGATGCTGTGGAGAACATCGACATCGGCGGAGTCACGCTGCTGCGTGCGGCGGCCAAGAACCATCAGCGCGTAACCGTGGTCTGCGAGGCCGTGGATTACGACCGGGTTCTAGCCGAGATCAGCGTCAAGGGCGATACCACTCTGGAGACCCGCCAGTCTCTTGCCCTCAAGGCTTTCACGCACACGGCCAGCTATGACGATGCCATTTCGGACTATTTCAGGAAGCAATACGGATCGGGTGTGTcccagctgcagctgcgctACGGCATGAATCCGCACCAGAAGCCGGCACAGCTGTACACCCAGCTGGCGCAGTTGCCACTGCGCGTTCTCAATGCCTCGCCTGGGTTCATTAACCTCTGCGACGCCCTCAACGGCTGGCAGCTGGTGAAGGAGCTGAAGCAGGCACTTAAGCTGCCGGCGGCCACTAGCTTCAAGCATGTGTCGCCCGCCGGTGCCGCTGTGGGTGTGGCCCTTAGTCCGGCCCAGGCCAAGCTCTGCATGGTGGACGACCTGTATGAGCAGCTGACTCCCCTGGCTACGGCCTATGCCAGGGCACGTGGAGCGGATCGTATGAGTTCGTTCGGCGACTTTGTGGCCTTGTCCGATGTCTGCGATGTGGTCACTGCCAAAATCATATCCCGCGAGGTATCTGATGGCATCATTGCTGCCGGATATGAGCCGGCCGCTCTGGAAAtcctcaagaagaagaagaatggCAGCTACTGCATTCTACAG ATGGATCCCAGTTACGAGCCAACCGCCGTGGAGCGCAAAACCATCTTTGGCCTCACGCTGGAGCAGAAGCGCAACGATGCCGTCATCGATGCCACGCTCTTCTCGAAGGTCGTAAGCAAGCTCAGTCCATTGCCAGAAGCGGCTGTGCGAGACCTCATTGTGGCCACCATTGCCCTGAAGTACACGCAGAGCAACTCCGTTTGCTATGCTCGCGATGGACAGGTCATCGGCATCGGAGCCGGCCAGCAGTCAAGAATCCACTGCACTCGGCTGGCCGGCGAGAAGGCCGACAACTGGTGGTTGCGTCAGCATCCCAGTGTGGCCGGCATGAAGTTCAAGGCTGGCGTAAAGCGCGCTGAGATTTCGAATGCCATCGACAACTACGTGAATGGCACTGTCGGCAAGGACATGCCCTTGACCCAGTTCGAGAGCAT GTTTGACAAGGCGCCCAAGCAGTTGACAACGGAGCAGAAAGTGGAATGGCTGAAACAGCTCAGCGGCGTGGCCTTGGGATCCGATGCATTCTTCCCCTTCCGCGACAACATCGATCGCGCTAGCCTG AGCGGTGTATCGTACATTGCCAGTCCTGCGGGCTCCACCAATGATGCTGGCGTCATTGCCGCCTGCGATGAGCATGGCATCATCATGGCCCACACCAATCTGCGTCTGTTCCATCATTAA
- the LOC108154722 gene encoding tRNA dimethylallyltransferase, whose amino-acid sequence MIRKVPLIVILGSTGTGKTKLSLELAERFGGEIISADSMQVYTNLDIATAKATKEEQARARHHLLDVATPAEPFTVTHFRNAALPIIERLLAKSTPPIVVGGTNYYIESLLWDILVNTQDGDSNKSPTAEQLADDAMSAMTTAALHQHLASIDASSANRIHPNNRRKILRAIEVYQGTGQTLTEKLAEQRQRPGGNRLGGPLRYPHTILLWLRCQQDVLNERLDGRVDGMLEQGLLRELRRFYDTYKGVTVQAYTLGVLQTIGYKEFVPYLIKHNEQQDEKIEEYLKTHGYILPSKEELKEDGLPDGIDLLRTCCDELKLVTRRYSKKQIKWINNRFLGSKDRQVPDLYELDTSDVSAWQERVYQRAESIVDSYRSDQLCEIEPMAKRVHPGADLNEETSNFCATCERHFVGEYQWGLHLKSNKHKRRREAKRRKEKEQEQEREREQSKADKEL is encoded by the coding sequence ATGATTCGCAAAGTGCCTCTAATTGTAATACTTGGTTCGACTGGAACTGGCAAGACAAAGCTCTCTCTGGAACTGGCCGAGCGCTTTGGGGGCGAGATAATAAGCGCAGATTCAATGCAGGTCTACACAAACTTGGATATTGCCACGGCCAAAGCAACGAAGGAGGAGCAAGCACGTGCGAGGCATCATCTGTTGGATGTGGCGACACCGGCTGAGCCTTTTACGGTAACCCATTTTCGCAATGCCGCCCTACCGATCATCGAGCGGCTGCTGGCCAAATCCACGCCGCCCATTGTCGTGGGCGGCACCAATTATTACATTGAGTCCCTGCTTTGGGACATCTTGGTGAACACGCAGGATGGGGATAGCAACAAGAGCCCGACGGCGGAACAGTTGGCAGATGACGCGATGTCCGCAATGACAACGGCCGCACTGCATCAGCATCTGGCCAGCATCGATGCCAGTAGCGCCAATCGCATCCACCCCAACAACAGACGCAAGATTCTGCGCGCCATTGAAGTGTACCAGGGCACCGGACAGACCCTGACGGAAAAGCTAGCGGAGCAGCGCCAAAGGCCAGGAGGAAACCGTCTGGGCGGCCCCCTACGCTATCCCCACACAATCCTTCTGTGGCTCCGATGCCAACAGGACGTGCTTAATGAACGGCTCGATGGCCGGGTGGATGGAATGCTGGAGCAAGGACTGCTGAGGGAGCTGCGCCGATTTTACGATACGTACAAGGGCGTCACTGTGCAGGCCTATACCTTGGGGGTGCTGCAAACTATTGGCTACAAGGAGTTTGTGCCGTATCTAATCAAGCACAACGAGCAGCAGGATGAAAAGATTGAAGAGTATCTAAAGACGCATGGCTACATATTGCCCAGCAAAGAAGAGCTCAAGGAGGACGGTCTGCCCGATGGCATCGATCTACTGCGTACCTGCTGCGATGAGCTCAAGTTGGTCACGCGCCGCTATTCGAAGAAGCAAATCAAGTGGATCAACAATCGATTTCTAGGCAGCAAGGACCGCCAGGTGCCCGATCTCTACGAGCTGGACACCAGCGATGTCAGCGCCTGGCAAGAGAGGGTCTATCAACGAGCCGAGTCCATAGTCGACAGCTATCGCAGTGACCAACTTTGCGAGATTGAGCCAATGGCCAAGCGTGTGCATCCCGGGGCCGATCTCAACGAGGAGACGAGCAACTTTTGTGCCACCTGCGAGCGGCACTTTGTCGGCGAGTATCAGTGGGGGTTGCATTTGAAGTCCAACAAGCACAAGCGTAGGCGGGAGGCAAAGCGCAGAaaggagaaggagcaggagcaggaaaGGGAGAGGGAGCAGTCGAAAGCTGATAAGGAATTGTAA
- the LOC108154724 gene encoding uncharacterized protein LOC108154724 — MNQWKDAADVNSAWLDTHYSWNVPWWYVAAVADKFGHNFTCATDPDGELIMDEDYSLSDNMLGWLIEPAKSTQFDLSLLTSSSQYEMRVRKSKPAYFDILTPTSNGKAEAYHMLSWNPYFLQDTKKLQYRTRSAVSKPDYNGIVELNIVVFPSARIGKMKTCPRAFVSSENRIDGSDPNTYPFVTGGLKLPDPWLDWLMKGGVAVIPRLLVGDYIGAINVIPENSKGQTEETAESTLRSASIITPRLSTYKDNVREHNISVHSNLGRTESSGTSKEVFSTAAGDREVDDQTRPCGQ; from the exons ATGAATCAGTGGAAAGATGCGGCAGACGTAAACTCAGCCTGGCTAGACACACACTACAGCTGGAATGTCCCATGGTGGTACGTCGCTGCAGTCGCGGATAAATTCGGGCACAACTTCACCTGTGCCACGGACCCTGACGGTGAGCTGATCATGGATGAGGACTACTCGCTTTCGGACAACATGTTGGGTTGGCTAATTGAACCAGCTAAAAGCACCCAATTCGATCTGAGTTTGCTGACATCATCCAGCCAGTACGAGATGAGGGTCAGAAAAAGCAAGCCAGCGTACTTCGACATACTGACGCCAACGAGTAACGGCAAGGCGGAGGCGTACCACATGTTGTCTTGGAATCCGTATTTTCTCCAGGACACCAAGAAGTTGCAGTACCGTACCAGATCAGCGGTATCCAAGCCAGACTACAACGGCATAGTGGAGCTGAACATCGTGGTATTTCCAAGCGCCAGAATCGGAAAAATGAAGACGTGCCCACGGGCGTTCGTGTCCTCAGAAAACCGTATCGATGGTTCTGACCCCAACACGTATCCGTTCGTCACAGGCGGACTTAAATTGCCGGACCCATGGCTCGACTGGTTGATGAAGGGTGGTGTAGCCGTTATACCAAGGCTGCTGGTGGGCGATTACATCGGAGCGATAAACG TCATACCTGAAAACAGCAAAGGGCAAACAGAAGAAACAGCTGAGTCTACGTTACGGTCAGCTAGTATTATCACTCCGAGACTCAGCACGTATAAAGACAATGTGCGAGAACATAACATCAGCGTTCACTCTAATCTTGGACGCACTGAATCGAGCGGCACCAGCAAGGAAGTGTTCAGCACTGCCGCCGGGGACAGAGAGGTTGATGATCAGACACGTCCATGCGGACAGTAA
- the LOC108154723 gene encoding aldo-keto reductase family 1 member A1: MAGDKYLTFNNGQKMPLLGVGTWQASDEEIETAIDAALEAGYRHIDTAPVYGNEPAIGRVLKRWLDAGKIKREELFIVTKLPPISNRPHEVEPTIKKSLADLQLDYVDLYLIHTPFTLNINEDGSFKVDAEGLLEVDPTTNHAAIWVEMEKLVEKGLAKSIGVSNFSKDQVARLLNNCKIRPANNQIEHHVYLQQRDLVDFCKAENVSVTAYSPLGSKGIAAFNAGAGIVRDLPDLMDIPEVKEIAAAHGKSPAQVLLRWIIDTGLCAIPKSTNPARLKQNLDVFDFKLSDEEVAKLLALDKNIRVCDFAFFHGVERHPEFTFKNQYTK, encoded by the exons ATGGCTGGCGACAAGTATTTGACCTTCAACAATGGGCAAAAAATGCCTTTACTTGGCGTCGGAACATGGCAG GCCTCCGATGAGGAAATCGAGACGGCCATTGATGCTGCCCTGGAGGCGGGCTATCGCCATATCGACACGGCGCCAGTTTATGGCAACGAACCGGCCATTGGGCGGGTTCTTAAGCGCTGGCTGGATGCTGGCAAGATCAAGCGTGAGGAGCTGTTCATTGTGACCAAGCTGCCTCCCATTT CCAATCGCCCGCACGAAGTGGAGCCGACCATTAAGAAGTCGCTGGCCGATCTGCAGCTGGACTATGTGGACCTGTACCTTATTCATACTCCCTTCACCCTGAACATCAACGAGGATGGTAGCTTCAAGGTCGATGCAGAGGGTCTGCTTGAGGTTGATCCGACCACAAATCATGCTGCCATCTGGGTGGAAATGGAAAAGCTGGTGGAGAAGGGCCTGGCCAAATCTATTGGAGTCTCGAATTTCAGCAAGGATCAGGTGGCACGTCTGCTAAACAACTGCAAGATCCGCCCAGCCAACAATCAGATCGAGCACCATGTGTACCTGCAGCAGCGTGACCTGGTGGACTTCTGCAAGGCCGAGAACGTTTCCGTTACAGCATACTCTCCCTTGGGCTCCAAGGGTATTGCCGCCTTCAATGCAGGTGCTGGAATTGTACGCGATTTGCCCGATCTAATGGACATACCCGAGGTCAAGGAGATTGCGGCTGCACATGGCAAGTCCCCGGCTCAGGTTCTTTTGCGCTGGATCATCGACACAGGGCTCTGCGCCATTCCCAAGAGCACGAATCCAGCTCGCTTGAAGCAAAATCTAGATGTGTTTGACTTTAAGCTGAGCGACGAGGAGGTGGCCAAGCTGCTTGCCCTGGACAAGAACATTCGCGTGTGTGACTTTGCCTTCTTCCATGG CGTGGAGAGACATCCAGAATTCACGTTTAAGAACCAGTACACTAAATAA